One stretch of Acropora muricata isolate sample 2 chromosome 12, ASM3666990v1, whole genome shotgun sequence DNA includes these proteins:
- the LOC136892669 gene encoding uncharacterized protein translates to MVIDVLIGADYLWNFQKGCTIRGKCDEPVAVETELGWVLSGPMKGRDTCSDSHLAQVNFISSSIEKQESLKDVHRLWDLETLGIRDTEDEVHETFKNSTSFNGIRYSVQLPWKEGHPELSSNYSTSLHRLRTQVRKLERDPEILREYAAIIEDPLQSGIIEEVIELERAPKVHYLPHQAVVRKESATTKVRVVYDASSREGKVEACLNDCLHVGPPLTPLLYNILLRFRENRVILVGDIEKAFLNVEVKKEDQDCLCFLWVADLSQVVVYRFCRVVFGLNASPFLLNATLRHHIKKYEDCDPSFVSRLLDSFYVDDFVGGGRTSEEVMELYQKAQNLKQSVLWWKGPSWLVESEDNWPKEDLIVPTTQSQAEEKKASVSVVQVDLSPGLASIVEIANYSCLRMPLRVTAWIKRFCFNAGKRTKSERKCGPLSSNELAQADVDWIKIAQSELKQQGNYEQLVRKFGLSEDTKGALRCTGRMDYSDLPTEAKEPVILPREHRLTHLQIQRCHKKVLQCGVKSTLAELCTKFWVPKGRQVLKKVLNQCVTCKKLEGTPFAQPATSNLPEFRVNPAPPFSKVGVDFAGPFLVKGRGRQMKKVYVALFSCCVTRALHLDLVEDLSTPTFLRCLRKFTARRGTPTLMVSDNAKTFKATERELRTLFRHPEVRAELAKKGVDWRFNLARAPWWGGFFEQMVQSVKRCLRKVLGNARLSFDEMLTVLVEVEGTLNLRPLTYDEDNAAEEVLTPSHLIYGRRIQSLPEVREEEDEFGEGREAYARRYKYLGKKLHHFWRRWQREYLLALRERHEVLRKIVA, encoded by the exons ATGGTCATCGATGTTTTGATTGGGGCTGACTACTTATGGAATTTCCAAAAGGGTTGCACCATCCGAGGTAAGTGTGATGAGCCTGTTGCCGTGGAAACAGAACTGGGCTGGGTCTTGTCTGGTCCAATGAAGGGTCGGGACACCTGTAGTGACTCGCATTTGGCCCAAGTCAATTTTATTAGCAGCTCCATCGAGAAACAGGAAAGCCTAAAAGATGTTCACAGATTGTGGGATTTAGAGACTCTTGGAATTAGGGACACTGAAGATGAGGTCCATGAGACATTTAAAAACAGCACCTCGTTCAACGGAATCAGGTACTCTGTCCAATTACCCTGGAAGGAGGGACACCCGGAACTTTCCAGTAATTATTCAACCAGTTTGCATCGTCTCAGAACCCAGGTACGGAAGTTGGAGAGAGACCCTGAGATTCTTCGGGAATATGCGGCCATCATTGAAGATCCGTTGCAATCTGGGATAATAGAGGAAGTGATTGAGTTGGAAAGGGCACCAAAAGTGCATTACTTACCTCATCAAGCTGTCGTTCGGAAAGAGTCTGCTACTACTAAGGTGCGAGTTGTTTACGACGCTTCCTCGAGAGAAGGTAAGGTTGAAGCTTGCTTAAATGACTGTTTGCATGTTGGCCCTCCACTAACTCCTTTGCTTTACAATATTCTGTTGCGATTCAGGGAAAATAGGGTAATTCTCGTTGGGGACATAGAAAAGGCCTTTttgaatgttgaagttaaaaAAGAAGACCAAGATTGTTTGTGCTTCTTGTGGGTTGCTGATCTGTCCCAAGTTGTTGTGTACAGGTTTTGTCGAGTTGTCTTTGGACTGAATGCTTCCCCATTTTTACTCAATGCAACTCTTCGCCATCATATAAAGAAATATGAAGACTGTGACCCCAGTTTTGTGTCAAGATTGCTGGACTCCTTTTATGTTGACGATTTTGTGGGGGGAGGAAGAACATCAGAAGAAGTCATGGAGCTGTACCAGAAAGCGCAGA ATCTGAAGCAGAGTGTCTTGTGGTGGAAGGGTCCTTCGTGGTTGGTGGAGTCGGAGGATAATTGGCCTAAAGAAGATCTAATTGTACCCACCACGCAGAGTCAGGCAGAAGAGAAGAAAGCCAGTGTCTCGGTAGTTCAAGTAGATTTGTCTCCTGGGCTTGCGAGTATCGTTGAGATTGCCAATTATAGTTGTCTGCGCATGCCATTAAGGGTTACAGCATGGATTAAACGCTTCTGCTTTAATGCAGGAAAGAGAACCAAGTCAGAAAGGAAGTGTGGACCTCTCTCTTCAAACGAGTTGGCTCAAGCGGATGTTGACTGGATTAAGATCGCACAAAGCGAATTGAAGCAGCAGGGAAACTACGAACAACTTGTCCGCAAGTTTGGTCTGTCTGAAGATACTAAGGGAGCGCTGAGATGTACGGGACGGATGGATTACTCTGATCTGCCGACGGAGGCGAAAGAACCAGTTATTTTACCAAGAGAACACCGGTTGACCCATTTGCAAATCCAAAGATGTCACAAGAAAGTCTTGCAATGTGGAGTGAAGAGCACTCTCGCGGAATTATGCACCAAATTCTGGGTTCCTAAGGGTAGGCAAGTGTTGAAGAAGGTCCTGAATCAGTGCGTGACGTGCAAGAAACTTGAAGGAACGCCGTTCGCTCAGCCTGCAACTTCAAATCTGCCAGAATTCAGAGTCAACCCAGCACCACCCTTCTCGAAAGTCGGAGTAGATTTTGCAGGTCCATTCCTTGTAAAAGGGCGAGGAAGGCAAATGAAAAAGGTTTATGTTGCTCTGTTCTCATGCTGTGTTACAAGGGCACTGCACCTGGATCTAGTGGAAGATCTCTCGACACCTACCTTTCTTAGATGCCTTAGGAAGTTCACAGCACGAAGAGGGACCCCGACCTTGATGGTGTCTGACAATGCAAAAACATTTAAAGCAACAGAAAGGGAACTGCGCACACTTTTTCGTCACCCAGAGGTCAGAGCAGAACTAGCGAAAAAGGGAGTCGACTGGCGATTTAACTTGGCGAGGGCCCCCTGGTGGGGTGGTTTCTTTGAACAGATGGTACAAAGTGTGAAACGGTGCCTGAGAAAGGTTCTTGGAAATGCCAGACTTTCTTTCGATGAGATGCTCACAGTTCTTGTAGAGGTGGAAGGTACGCTTAACTTAAGACCTCTTACATATGATGAGGACAATGCAGCAGAAGAAGTATTGACACCATCACATTTGATATACGGCAGAAGAATTCAGTCTCTTCCAGAAGTTCGGGAAGAAGAAGATGAGTTTGGAGAAGGGAGAGAAGCCTATGCGAGAAGGTATAAGTACCTGGGAAAGAAGCTGCACCATTTTTGGAGGAGGTGGCAGAGGGAATATTTATTAGCCTTGCGAGAGCGTCATGAggtgttacgaaaaatcgttgcgtga